TTGCTGCAACAGCAACCAGCCAAAGATAAAGCCGCCCTCGAAGCCAATATGAAGGCCCTCGCCGAAATGGGCGAAGAAGGCGTGCTCGGCATCGCTTCCATGATGACCGCCCCCGGCAAAGGCGACAACGCCCCCGCCGAATTCGCACTCACTGGTTACGCATTCTACGTAACCCAGCCCGGCAAAGAAAGCCTCAAAGCCGCCGCTGTCAAATCTTACGTAAAAGCACTCGGTAAAGTGCAAGATAAAGAGGTGAAGGAATTTTTCATCCGCCGCCTCGAATCCATCGGTAACGACGACGCCGTGCCCGCACTGGCGCCTTACCTGGCCGATGAGCGCCTGTCCGCCATCACCGCCCGCACCCTGGTGCAGATCAACAGCGCCGCTTCCCGCAAAGCGCTGCTCGATGCCGTAAACAAAGCCGAAGGCCGCAACAAGCAAAGCCTCGTGCTCGCCATCGGCGACGCGAAAGTGCCTGAAGCCGCCTCCGTGCTGGTGCCGCTGGCTTCCTCGCCCGACAAAATGTTGGCGAAAACCGCATTGTATGCCCTGTCTTATATCGCTTCGCCGAATTCGGCCGCAGCCATGCAAGGCTTCGCTTCCAAAACCGGTTATAAATATGATGTAACCAACGCCACTACCGCTTACCTGGCCTACATCCAGCAGCTGGCGCAAAATGGCCAGCAAGGCGAAGCCGCCCGCCTGGCTGAAAGCCTGCTCGGCAACGCGAAGGAAGTGCATGTACGCACCGCCGCACTGGCCCTACTGGACCAGGTGTATGGCGACCGTAACCTGTCCCGCCTCACCGCCGCCGCCGGCGACGCCAACGCGGAATACCGTGACGCCGCCCTCAAACTGGCCGGCAAGCGCTTGAACGCGGTGAGCGTAGCCGCATGGCTTAAAACCCTCAGCAAGGCGTCTCCCGCTTCCAAAGCAGCCATCATCGGCATGTTGGGTGAAAATAAAGTAGCCGCTGCGCTGCCTGCTGTACAACGCCTCCTGGCCGACAAGAACCCCGAAGTGCGCCTCGCCGCCATTACCGCTTCCGGCCAGATCGGTGGCGCCCAGGCCGTGCCAGCGCTCATCGAGGTGATTTCCAAGGGTAATGACGCGGATGTAGCCGCTGTGCAGTCGGTCCTCAAAACCATCAAAGGCAATGAAGTAGCCACGCAATCCGCAGCCGCCGTTGCAGGCGTGCCCGCCGGTGCGCAGGTAGCCCTGCTCGACGTGCTGGCCACCCGCAAAGCCGACGCTGCTTTTACACAGGTGTTGCCGCTCACCAAATCTAAAAATGAAGCTGTTCGCAAAGCTGCGTTCGCTTCGTTGAAAGACCTGGCCAGCCCCGCCAGCCTCGCCACCCTGCTTGATCTCCTGAACACTGCCGGTGGGCAGGACGTGAAGGGCCTGCAGGAAGCCGTGATCGCAGCCGCTTCCGGTTCCGATAACGCCGCCCAGGTAGTTGCCGCCATGAAAAGCGCTCCTGCTGACAAACGCGACCGTTACCTCAGCGTTCTCGGTGGTATCGGCGGCGCATCCTCGCTCGCCGTAGTGAAGGAAGCATTTGACAAAGGCAATGCGGAACAAAAGAAAGCGGCCGTAGCGGCGTTGAGCGCCTGGAAAGACGTTTCCGCTATGCAGCCCCTGCTCGATATCGCCCGGAAAGACGCCGGCGCGCGTACCGAAGCCCTCAAAGGCTACGTTCGCCTTGCCAAAGCCGAAACCCGCGCAGAGCAGCGCCTGCTCATGCTCATCAATGCGATGGAGCTGACCAGCGACGCCGGCCTGAAGAAATCCATCCTTGGCCAGGCGGAGCAGTGCAAAACCTTCCCCGCGCTCGTTTTCGCAGGCCAGTACCTGGATGACAAAGACGCACAGCAGGAAGCGGCGCAGGCTGTCATGAACATCGCCCTGGCGGATAAATCCTACAGCGGCGCTATCGTGAAAAATCTCCTCGAGAAAACCTCCACTGTACTGAAAGGCGGCGATGCCGGCTACCAGCGCGAGGCGATCCGTAAATATCTCTCTGAAATGCCTGCCGGTGAAGGGTTTGTGTCGATGTTCAACGGCAAAGACCTCAGCGGCTGGAAAGGCCTCGTGGCCGACCCCATCAAACGCGCCAAAATGGACGCGGCTACCCTGAAAAAAGAACAGGAGAAAGCCGATGCCAAGATGCGCGAAGGTTGGAGCGTGAAAGACGGTGTGCTGTGGTTCAACGGCCATGGCGACAACCTCTGCACCAACAAAAAATATGGTGATTTCGAAATGTTTGTGGATTGGAAGATCGAGCCGAACGGCGACGCGGGCGTTTACCTCCGCGGTACCCCGCAGGTGCAGATCTGGGATACTACCCGCCGCGATGTTGGCGCTGAAGTAGGTTCCGGTGGTTTGTACAACAACCAGAAAAATCCTTCCAAACCGCTCAAACTGGCCGATAATGCCATCAACGAGTGGAATAACTTCCGCATCATCATGAAAGGCGACCGCGTAACGGTTTACCTCAACGGCGTGGAAGTAGTGGACAACGTGATCCTGGAAAACTTCTGGGACCGCGGCCTTCCCATCTTCCCTGAAGAGCAGATCGAGCTGCAGGCGCATGGCACCAACGTATATTACAGGAACCTGTATGTACGTGAGTTCGAACGCCCGAAACCTTTCGAGCTGAGCGCTGAAGAGAGGAAAGAAGGGTACAAGATCCTGTTCGATGGCACCAACATGCACGAATGGACCGGCAACACCACGAGCTACGTGATGGAAGACGGCGCCATCGTTTGCCGCCCCGGCGGCCACGGCGGTGGTAACCTCTACACCAAAAACGAATACGGCGACTTCGTGTACCGTTTCGAGTTCCAGCTGACGCCCGGCGCCAACAACGGCCTGGGTATCCGCGCCCCCCTCACCGGCGACGCCGCTTACCAGGGCATGGAGCTCCAGATACTGGATAACGAAGCCGATATCTACAAGAACCTCCAGGTGTACCAGTACCATGGTTCCGTATACGGCGTAATCGCCGCCAAACGCGGCTTCCTGAAGCCCGTTGGCGAGTGGAACTACGAGCAGGTGACCGTTAAAGGCACCCGTATCACCGTGGAACTTAACGGTACGGTGATCCTCGACGGTGATATCGCCGACGCCCGCGACAATGGCACCCTCGACAAGAAAGATCACCCCGGTCTGAAAAGGACCAGCGGTCATATCGGGTTTCTGGGTCACGGATCTGTGGTGAAATTCCGCAACATCCGTATCAAGGACCTGACTGCCGGCGCGCCCAAAGCAGAAGGCAAGAAGAAAAAGAAATAGCCGGTTGCCGCAAAGGCATCGCAAGATATGGGACCGCCTTCGGGCGGTCCCTTTTTTGTGTCAAAATTCCTCGGAAAAGGACCGCGCACCGTGGCGGGTTATCCACATTTTAGGGACGGAAAGTAACTTTATCCACGCCTGTAAACTTTGTGCGGTATGGCACGTTATAGGATGTATAAAATGTGATAATTCGCAAGCTTAACCCTTAAAGTTTAACCTAAAATGAAAACAGTAACCATTATTGGCGGAATAACAGGCGTGATCCTGGCGGTTCTTGCCTACTTCTCGGAAATAAACAGCTGGATGCGGACCGAAACGGCCATGGCGCTGGGGTTTGCGGGATACGTCCTGATAATCACAGCCATAGCGTATTTTTTACTGTCATGGCTCTACCAGGGCTCCAGGGATATAGAAATACTGTAAAGAAAAATAGACGCTCCTGGCGTCTATTTTTTTAGTTTGCCGGCGAAGGCCTTTTTGAATTTTTCCAGTTTTGGTTTCACCACGTAGTAGCAATACGGCTGCGATCCGTTCTCGTTATAATAGTTCTGGTGATAGTTTTCGGCTTTGAAAAACGCCGAATAAGGGGAGATTTCCGTGACAATCGGTTTGTCGTACGCTCCCGATTCTTCCACTTTCTTCTTGTAAAACTCCGCTTCCCGCTGCTGTTCGGCATCATGATAGAAGATTACTGAGCGGTATTGGGTACCTACGTCGTTCCCCTGGCGGTTCAGCTGGGTAGGGTCGTGGCTGAGGAAGAACGCTTCCAGCAGCTGGGCGAATGTAATTTTGGCCGGATCGTAGGTGATCTGGACCACTTCCGCGTGCCCGGTATTGCCGGTGCAAACCTCTTCGTACGTCGGATTGGGCTTTTCGCCGCCGGAATACCCCGATTCCACCGTCAATACCCCTTCCAGCTGCTGGAACTGGGCTTCGGTGCACCAGAAGCACCCCGTGCCGAAGGTAGCCTGTGCCGTCTTTTGGTCTTTCGAAATAGTCATGTCTCCAGGTTCTTGGTTTTTTTGAGCCGTCTGCCTGCCGCAGGATGCCAGGCTGGTGCCGAGCAACGACAGTACAAACAAGCTATGTTTCAGTAAGTTCATTTTGAAGTATTGTCTTCAAATTAACGATATCAACGGCGGATTGGATCAACAAGTTAAGTAACTTTAACATTCTTTTGAAAACCGACGGTTGATGAACGGCATTTGTCATTCGTTGCCGGTTGTTGATCAATCAGTTTTCAGCATTTCCCGAGGATAGGCCACCTTTGCGGAACGAAAAAAGGAAGGCTGCCCTGGGCCGGCGCCATGATTAAAAATTGACAGACAAGTGAAATTATTTCCGGATTCGGCGCTATACCAGCTCGAATTTGACAAGGTAAAGTTATTGCTGCAGGAACATTGCAAGACGGAATTGGGCAAAACGATGGCCGCCGAATTGCGCCTGCATACGCATATCGATTTTGTGAGGACGGCGCTGCAACAGGCGCATGAATACAAACAGCTGGTGCTTTTGCAGCAGCATTTCCCGAACGATTACATCCTCAACCTGAAAAAGGAGCTCCGCCTCCTTGAAATCCAGGGGGCTGTGCTCACGGGAGAGCAGTTTATGCTCATCCGCAAGCTGACGGAAAGCATGGGCAGCATTTTCAGGTTCTTTGATAACGACAGGAGAGTTACCTATTCCGCCTTGTACGGCGTCATCGAGCGAACGCATTACGAAAAAAAGATCGTAACGATGATCGACGAGGTGCTGGACGAAGCGGGACAGTTATTGGATAACGCCACGCCGGAGCTGGCGAAAATCCGCATGTCGCTCTACCGGAAACGGATGGAGCTGCGGCGGGTATTCGACCGGATACTGGGCAAGCTCCAGAAACAGGGTTACCTGGCCGACATCGAGGAGAGCTTCCTCAACGGGCGCCGGGTAGTGGCCATTTTCGCAGAGCAGAAGCGCATGGTGAAGGGGATTTTGCACGGTGAGTCGGACACACGGAAAACGGCCTTCCTCGAACCGGAGGAAACCATCCAGCTCAACAACGAGGTGTTTTCCCTCGAAAGGGAGGAGGAGAAAGAGGTGTACCGCATCCTGCGGACCCTCACGTCCAACCTGGCCAAACACCACGACCTGCTCACCGGCTACCACGATATCCTGGGGATATTTGATTTCATCCGGGCCAAAGCCCGCCTGGCGCTGGATATCAACGGGAATTATCCCATGCTGGTGCCCCATGCACAGGTGCACCTGGTGGAAGCATACCACCCCTTGCTGTTGCTGTACAACCGCAAGCAGGGCAAGCCCACCATACCCGTGAACATGACGCTGGACAAGGATAACCACATCCTCGTGATTTCCGGGCCCAATGCAGGCGGTAAGACTGTGACGCTCAAAACCGTAGGGCTGATCCAGCTCATGTTGCAGGCGGGGCTCCTGGTGCCCGTGCACCCCACGAGCCAGCTCGGCATCTTCCGGCAGGTGATGATCCACATCGGCGATACCCAGAGTCTGGAGTTCGAGCTGTCGACCTACAGCTCCCATCTCAAAAACATGAAGCATTTCATGGAAAGCGCCAACGGGAGAACCCTCTTCTTCATCGATGAACTGGGCTCCGGTTCCGATCCCAACCTGGGAGGCGCTTTCGCCGAAGTGATCATGGAAGAACTGGCCCGCAAGCATGCTTTCGGGATCGTTACCACCCACTACCTCAACCTAAAGGTCATGGCCGGCAAGGTGAAAGGTATCGTAAACGCCGCCATGGGCTTCGACGAGGAAAAGCTCGCGCCCCTCTACCGGCTCATCATCGGCAAACCCGGCAGCTCCTACACCTTCTCCATCGCCCAGCGCATCGGGCTCGACCAGAGCCTCATCAACCGCGCCAGGAAACTTGTGGACGACGGCCACTTCCGGCTCGATAAGCTCCTCAACAAAGCCGAGCAGGATATGCAGAAAGTGGAAAGCAAGGAAAAAGAACTGCAGAAGCTGCTGAAAGAAAACGAGAAACTCAAGAAAGAATACGAATTGCTGTCGGACAAGGAAAGAAAACAGCATGAATATACCCTCCAGAAACTCCAGAATAAGATCCGGGAAGAGGAGATCCAGTATCTGAAAGACATGGAGCGCAAGCTCAAGCAGATCGTGATCGAATGGAAACGGACCGACGATAAACAGAAAGTGATCCGCCAGGCCGAAGAGCTGCTCTTCCATAAACGCTCCAAAGCCATCAACGAAAAGATACAGAAGAAGGTGGACAACAAGTTCCAGGAGATCAAAGGAGAAGTGAAGGTAGGCGACAAGGTGAAGATCCGGACCAACAACCAGGTGGGCAAAGTGCTCGAATTGCGGTCGAAAGCCGCCGTGGTGCAGGTCGGGAACATCCCTATCCAGGTGAAGCTGGCCGATCTCGTGCTCGTCCAGGAACGCCAGCAGGTGGAATAGCCGTATCTTTACAGACTGGAATTATGCTTATTGAAACCGTCTGGCACGGGAGAGATGACCTTTAAAAACACGACCCATGCAACTGACCAAGTACAACCATATACCCCTGGTGAGCGTACAGGATTCCCCTCTGGCAGAGGAAGGATCGCAATTTATTATTCACCTGGCTAACTTAAAGGAAATCGACTGGGAAGGGATTGCCTCGCCCCACCGGCACGATGGCTACACCGTGGATTTACTGCTCAAAGGGAGTGTGACGCAATACATTGATTTCGAAAAACATACCATACATGCGCCTGCGCTGATCATGCTGGAGCCGGATCAGATCCACCAGCACGACCGGAGCGCCGATGCCGAAGTGCTTGCCATGTACTTCACCCGCGATTTTCTTATTACAGAAACGCTGGGGGTTTTGAGTTGCTGGCAATGCACGTTTAAAGACAGCATCCTTCACCTGGAAGAACACCAGTTGCAGGAGCTTTTGTCGTTCGCCCGCATCCTCCTGCACGAGTACCGCAGCGACCGGCCCCGTAAGGAAGCCATCATTCGAAACGTGCTGTCTGCCTTCATCATCGCCTGCGGCCGCATTGCGCGCCCCGGCAGGGAAGAATACCGGACGGAGCACTACGGCGGCAATGCGCTGGGCGTACAGTTCAAGATCCTGGTGGATGAACATTTCCGGGACAAGGTGCAGGTGAGCGAATATGCGGAAATGCTGCATGTAACGCCGGGGCATCTAAACGATACGGTAAAAAACACCATCGGGCGGAGCGCCAAGCAGGTGATAGACGCCAAGCGGATCATGGAAGCCAAGCGGCTCCTGTTCTGGCAGAAGCATTCCGTCAAACAGATAGCGGGCGAGTTGAACTTCGACGACGACGCCTACTTTTCCAGATTCTTCAAAAAGCACACGGGACAAACCCCCGCGCTTTTTCAAAAAAGCATCCGCGAAAAGTACAATTAATCCCGTGATATGGAATGTACACGCGAATGAGACTTTTTATAGATTTGCAGTGTCAATTGCAACGCATCAATTCTTACGATCATGAAAGTTAAGTAACCTAACTGTAACAACATCCGAAGGCACATGGACAGCAACTTGTGCCGAAACCCTGATCGTTACAGCTTTACTGCGGCCCAGGCAGTATGTAGTCTCCTTTTTTCACACCATGTTTTGAATAGCCAGGCACGTCCATGCCTGAATGTTCTGTAATGTCTATTGCTTTTTACATAAAAAGAGCAATGCTTATGCCGCGTGCATAAGGCCGGACGATATTGAAACAATTATTGGCGAACAAAAAAACATCTGAAATACAGCATACCAAGGCATGGGTCTGTTAACGGTAACATGTTCAACACGGGCCTGCCTTGCCGGTTAAACCGGACTCACGTTCAATTCTATAACACTATAACAAATGGAACTATCACTCAAAAAAATGACCACACACAAGCCACTCGGTTACTTGTCAGGCATCCTGATGTTGGCTGTATTATTATATAGCTGCTCATCTCCCCAGGCTGGCCCCCCCAGCAGGGTCCCCCGCAGTTGCCCGTAATGGTGGTTACTTCGGCCCCGGCTACCACTTACCTGGAGTTTCCCGCTTCGCTGGAAGGAAAGGTGAATGTAGACGTGCGCCCGCAGGTATCCGGCTACCTCGAAAAAATATTTGTAGATGAAGGCGCTTATGTAAAAGCAGGGCAGCCATTGTTTAAAATAGATCCGAAGGTATATGCCGAACAATTGAACAGCGCCTCTTCTAACCAGCTTGCAGCGCAGGCTAACGTTGAAAAGGCGCAGGTTGAAGTGGACCGCCTGACCCCTCTGGTGGCCAGCAACGTGATCTCTGAGGTACAGCTAAAAACGGCGAAAGCAAACTATGAGGCAGCAAAAGCCGCTTTGGCCCAGGCCAGGGCAGCAGCAGGCAGCGCGCGGATCAATGTAGGCTATACCCTGATTACCGCGTCGGTAAGCGGTTACATCGGAAGGATCCCCTATAAGGTGGGCGCCCTCGTAAGCAACGCCGATGCCCAGCCCCTTACGGTGCTTTCCGAAGTACGTGAAATGTACGCTTACTTTTCAATGAGCGAAGCGGACTTCATCACATTCAAGAACAACTTCCCC
Above is a genomic segment from Chitinophaga pollutisoli containing:
- a CDS encoding DUF1080 domain-containing protein translates to MMKKTFLIAACCLAQLAVFAQPKQDNRAAHTKVADLLQQQPAKDKAALEANMKALAEMGEEGVLGIASMMTAPGKGDNAPAEFALTGYAFYVTQPGKESLKAAAVKSYVKALGKVQDKEVKEFFIRRLESIGNDDAVPALAPYLADERLSAITARTLVQINSAASRKALLDAVNKAEGRNKQSLVLAIGDAKVPEAASVLVPLASSPDKMLAKTALYALSYIASPNSAAAMQGFASKTGYKYDVTNATTAYLAYIQQLAQNGQQGEAARLAESLLGNAKEVHVRTAALALLDQVYGDRNLSRLTAAAGDANAEYRDAALKLAGKRLNAVSVAAWLKTLSKASPASKAAIIGMLGENKVAAALPAVQRLLADKNPEVRLAAITASGQIGGAQAVPALIEVISKGNDADVAAVQSVLKTIKGNEVATQSAAAVAGVPAGAQVALLDVLATRKADAAFTQVLPLTKSKNEAVRKAAFASLKDLASPASLATLLDLLNTAGGQDVKGLQEAVIAAASGSDNAAQVVAAMKSAPADKRDRYLSVLGGIGGASSLAVVKEAFDKGNAEQKKAAVAALSAWKDVSAMQPLLDIARKDAGARTEALKGYVRLAKAETRAEQRLLMLINAMELTSDAGLKKSILGQAEQCKTFPALVFAGQYLDDKDAQQEAAQAVMNIALADKSYSGAIVKNLLEKTSTVLKGGDAGYQREAIRKYLSEMPAGEGFVSMFNGKDLSGWKGLVADPIKRAKMDAATLKKEQEKADAKMREGWSVKDGVLWFNGHGDNLCTNKKYGDFEMFVDWKIEPNGDAGVYLRGTPQVQIWDTTRRDVGAEVGSGGLYNNQKNPSKPLKLADNAINEWNNFRIIMKGDRVTVYLNGVEVVDNVILENFWDRGLPIFPEEQIELQAHGTNVYYRNLYVREFERPKPFELSAEERKEGYKILFDGTNMHEWTGNTTSYVMEDGAIVCRPGGHGGGNLYTKNEYGDFVYRFEFQLTPGANNGLGIRAPLTGDAAYQGMELQILDNEADIYKNLQVYQYHGSVYGVIAAKRGFLKPVGEWNYEQVTVKGTRITVELNGTVILDGDIADARDNGTLDKKDHPGLKRTSGHIGFLGHGSVVKFRNIRIKDLTAGAPKAEGKKKKK
- the msrA gene encoding peptide-methionine (S)-S-oxide reductase MsrA, with amino-acid sequence MTISKDQKTAQATFGTGCFWCTEAQFQQLEGVLTVESGYSGGEKPNPTYEEVCTGNTGHAEVVQITYDPAKITFAQLLEAFFLSHDPTQLNRQGNDVGTQYRSVIFYHDAEQQREAEFYKKKVEESGAYDKPIVTEISPYSAFFKAENYHQNYYNENGSQPYCYYVVKPKLEKFKKAFAGKLKK
- a CDS encoding endonuclease MutS2, translating into MKLFPDSALYQLEFDKVKLLLQEHCKTELGKTMAAELRLHTHIDFVRTALQQAHEYKQLVLLQQHFPNDYILNLKKELRLLEIQGAVLTGEQFMLIRKLTESMGSIFRFFDNDRRVTYSALYGVIERTHYEKKIVTMIDEVLDEAGQLLDNATPELAKIRMSLYRKRMELRRVFDRILGKLQKQGYLADIEESFLNGRRVVAIFAEQKRMVKGILHGESDTRKTAFLEPEETIQLNNEVFSLEREEEKEVYRILRTLTSNLAKHHDLLTGYHDILGIFDFIRAKARLALDINGNYPMLVPHAQVHLVEAYHPLLLLYNRKQGKPTIPVNMTLDKDNHILVISGPNAGGKTVTLKTVGLIQLMLQAGLLVPVHPTSQLGIFRQVMIHIGDTQSLEFELSTYSSHLKNMKHFMESANGRTLFFIDELGSGSDPNLGGAFAEVIMEELARKHAFGIVTTHYLNLKVMAGKVKGIVNAAMGFDEEKLAPLYRLIIGKPGSSYTFSIAQRIGLDQSLINRARKLVDDGHFRLDKLLNKAEQDMQKVESKEKELQKLLKENEKLKKEYELLSDKERKQHEYTLQKLQNKIREEEIQYLKDMERKLKQIVIEWKRTDDKQKVIRQAEELLFHKRSKAINEKIQKKVDNKFQEIKGEVKVGDKVKIRTNNQVGKVLELRSKAAVVQVGNIPIQVKLADLVLVQERQQVE
- a CDS encoding helix-turn-helix domain-containing protein, whose product is MQLTKYNHIPLVSVQDSPLAEEGSQFIIHLANLKEIDWEGIASPHRHDGYTVDLLLKGSVTQYIDFEKHTIHAPALIMLEPDQIHQHDRSADAEVLAMYFTRDFLITETLGVLSCWQCTFKDSILHLEEHQLQELLSFARILLHEYRSDRPRKEAIIRNVLSAFIIACGRIARPGREEYRTEHYGGNALGVQFKILVDEHFRDKVQVSEYAEMLHVTPGHLNDTVKNTIGRSAKQVIDAKRIMEAKRLLFWQKHSVKQIAGELNFDDDAYFSRFFKKHTGQTPALFQKSIREKYN
- a CDS encoding efflux RND transporter periplasmic adaptor subunit; protein product: MVVTSAPATTYLEFPASLEGKVNVDVRPQVSGYLEKIFVDEGAYVKAGQPLFKIDPKVYAEQLNSASSNQLAAQANVEKAQVEVDRLTPLVASNVISEVQLKTAKANYEAAKAALAQARAAAGSARINVGYTLITASVSGYIGRIPYKVGALVSNADAQPLTVLSEVREMYAYFSMSEADFITFKNNFPGKTLEEKLKNAPPVELILADNSTFTEKGKIGTIDGQFNKTTGAITFRATFPNPDGVLRTGNTGKVRFAQEVPAAITIPQEATFEIQDKVLVYTVADSNKVASRPIRIFGKTANFYYVSDGLKAGDKIVLSGTGNLKDGAVIAPQPVPADSVLQSKTL